From Desulfurella sp.:
TTTTTGTAAATCACCGTTTTTATAAATGCGATACTACCAAAAACCAATGTTGTTGGCAAGAAAAAATATTGATGTATGTAACTCTATTTATCCTAAAATATCTATTTTAGTATCAATTGTAACAAATTTAAAAATCTTCAATTTTCCAAAACCTTATTTTAAAGCCATTTTAAAAAATACGATAATTTTCATTTTACCCTTGATATTTTTGCAAAAGATACTATTATATATTATGTTTTAGTGTTAATTGCTAAAACTGAGATTTCCTGCCGATCCTGAACACATAGGGCAGGCTTGATAAGCTTGATAAGTAAGCGGGGTTAAAATAAAAAAAAAGAGGCTAATATGATTGTCACAGGCAATGATGCAGTTAATGAATTGGTAAAAGAGAAATTACAAAAAACGGGTAGCAGGTTAAAATCTTTAAGAAAAGATTTGGGATTTACTCAAAAACAACTTGGTGAATCTTTGGGTGTAACACAGGGATTTTACGGGGGTATTGAAAAATCTCGATATAGCATTCCTTTAGAGGTACTTCTTAAATTAAAAGAAATTTATAACGTTAATCCAAATTGGGTTTTAACTGGTGAAGGCAGTACTTTTTTAGAACAAAACGTTAATGAAGACGAAACTTTATCAGATAATTTATCTGATTTTGTCAGTTTACCTCTTATAAGCTGCAGAATAAGCGCTGGTAATGATGCTGTAGACATTGATGATATTGAAGCCACATTGATGTTTAAGCGCAACTGGTTATCTAAATTTGGCGATCCTCAAAAGTTGTCGCTTATAGAAGTTGCTGGTGACAGTATGGAGCCTACGTTTAAATCAGGTGATATAATTTTAGTCAATCATAATCAAAATTTTTTGGATAAAGCCGGCGGAATATATGCTATAGCTATTAAAAATAATGAAGATTCCATTATAGTAAAAAGGCTGCAATACGATTGTCAGTCTGGCAAAATATTAGTGATAAGCGATAATAAACTGTATCGAACGTTTTTAGTTTCGGAAGACGAAATTGCAATAAACGGCAGGGTGGTGTGGTATGGCAGGAAAATTTAAATTATTATAAATAAGAACACTTTTAAAACACGGAGGAAAAAATGAACATAACCAACGGCAACGGCAATTTGCCGATAAACTATAAAACCGCAAAAATAGAATACTTAAGTGAAGATCAGTTAAACGCTTTAACGCAAGCGTTTATGGATTACTACGACAAATCAGTCAAATACCGCAAGGCAAAAGGCAAATACTGGCTAGTATATCTATTTTTGCGCTTTACCGGAGCAAGGCTTAATGAAGTATTGAGTATAAACGACAACACAGATGTTGATTTTAGAAATTCCGAAGTAAAGCTTGTTACGCTAAAACAAAGAAACAAAACATTCCGCATAGTGCCTATTCCTAACCAGGTTATAAGTGAACTTGCCACTTATTTAGCCCAATACCCAAGCGAAAAAGGCAAGGTATTTAAAGTCTTAGACTGTAATTTTAGAAGGAGATTCTATTTAATAGGAGAAAAAGCAGGTTTGCCAAAAAATCTGTCTCATCCGCACATTTTACGCCACACTAGAGCCATAGAACTCTTGCGTGCAGGAGTGCCTGTAACCGCCGTGCAAGCATTGCTTGGGCACTCATCACTTACGACTACAGCTATCTACTTAAGATTAAGCGGGCAAGAAATTAAATGGATATTGAAAGAAAAAGGATTGATTTAGTTTTGATTGTAAGTGTTGTGAAAAAAAATGTTATATAACAATATTGCAAACTTTTTGTTGCAAAAAAGGAGGTTTA
This genomic window contains:
- a CDS encoding S24 family peptidase — its product is MIVTGNDAVNELVKEKLQKTGSRLKSLRKDLGFTQKQLGESLGVTQGFYGGIEKSRYSIPLEVLLKLKEIYNVNPNWVLTGEGSTFLEQNVNEDETLSDNLSDFVSLPLISCRISAGNDAVDIDDIEATLMFKRNWLSKFGDPQKLSLIEVAGDSMEPTFKSGDIILVNHNQNFLDKAGGIYAIAIKNNEDSIIVKRLQYDCQSGKILVISDNKLYRTFLVSEDEIAINGRVVWYGRKI
- a CDS encoding site-specific integrase, encoding MNITNGNGNLPINYKTAKIEYLSEDQLNALTQAFMDYYDKSVKYRKAKGKYWLVYLFLRFTGARLNEVLSINDNTDVDFRNSEVKLVTLKQRNKTFRIVPIPNQVISELATYLAQYPSEKGKVFKVLDCNFRRRFYLIGEKAGLPKNLSHPHILRHTRAIELLRAGVPVTAVQALLGHSSLTTTAIYLRLSGQEIKWILKEKGLI